One region of Ananas comosus cultivar F153 linkage group 9, ASM154086v1, whole genome shotgun sequence genomic DNA includes:
- the LOC109714831 gene encoding homeobox-leucine zipper protein ROC2-like: MSESRQSLSMEDQQDLLLHLEPKDENQTPLQEEGDLNSNSTSKRRRYNRHTAHQIQTLEAFFKENPHPDEKQRRELGLELGLEPLQVKFWFQNKRTQTKNHHEKQDNYRLKEENETLKAENTSLKEALSSAFCPSCGDPRALSLEEHKLRVENATLREEIKRVIAITSKYVGGPSVMYQMLSSPLPSIQPMDGGVGRPEVWQGMTVGDSARPAIAQLAIDAMTELINMAQLVEPLWLRSPDGTNDILNEEEYAQHLSRGVGPRIDGLKTEATRATAVVALDCRQLIDIFMNANSYESFFSSIVSTASTVEAFPAEVQGSDDKTLQLMKAEFQFPSPLVPKRECVFLRYCKQHGEGLWAVVDVSFDGHGYSEIITTDGRDYTKTTCRRRPSGCIIQAMQDGSSKVVWVEHVEVDDGGVHEMYKPFVNSGLAFGASQWIATIDRHVMAINNSIFEYNGDDPKIDPNGGKNLLKQAENMMKSFCGAISGSPEHEWTVEAGIGTEEEAAAKVMSKTINNNGDQDPNNPTGVALSACISFWLAVPMRRVFEFLRSETSRHEWDAFYDGSEIQVAEVANCQGRQNCVSILRTGGSASGDENNIMILQQSCYNTSGSFVIYAPIDATALNMVLSGADPTSAIALLPSGFAIHPDMKSGAENGMACDGENGGSLLTVVFQIIADRSGPEPGLPAGSVSTVRNLVSGTCERIRAALSGDNGQ; the protein is encoded by the exons ATGTCGGAGAGCCGCCAATCTCTTTCAATGGAGGATCAACAAGACCTTTTACTTCATCTCGAGCCCAAAGACGAAAACCAAACGCCACtacaagaagaaggagatctaAACAGCAATAGCACATCGAAGCGGAGGCGCTACAATCGGCACACTGCTCACCAAATCCAAACACTCGAAGC gtTCTTCAAAGAGAATCCTCACCCAGATGAGAAGCAAAGGAGAGAATTGGGCCTGGAATTAGGGTTAGAGCCCCTACAAGTGAAGTTTTGGTTTCAGAACAAGCGAACCCAAACAAAg AACCATCATGAGAAACAAGATAATTATAGGCTCAAAGAGGAGAATGAGACACTTAAGGCAGAGAACACAAGTTTGAAGGAGGCTTTGAGTAGTGCATTTTGCCCTAGCTGTGGAGATCCAAGGGCTCTTAGCCTTGAAGAGCACAAACTAAGGGTTGAGAATGCCACACTTCGCGAAGAG ATAAAGAGGGTAATAGCTATAACTTCAAAATATGTTGGCGGGCCGTCGGTGATGTACCAGATGCTCTCATCCCCGCTGCCGTCGATTCAACCAATGGATGGCGGTGTTGGAAGACCTGAAGTTTGGCAAG GTATGACAGTAGGAGACAGCGCAAGACCGGCAATAGCACAGCTAGCAATTGATGCGATGACCGAGCTCATAAACATGGCTCAGCTTGTGGAGCCACTGTGGCTTCGAAGCCCCGACGGCACAAATGATATACTGAATGAAGAGGAGTACGCGCAGCATCTCTCGCGGGGGGTCGGGCCAAGGATAGATGGACTGAAGACAGAGGCGACCCGCGCGACGGCAGTGGTTGCACTTGACTGCAGGCAACTTATAGACATCTTCATGAATGCT AATAGCTATGAATCATTCTTTTCAAGCATCGTTTCGACGGCCTCGACTGTCGAAGCTTTTCCTGCAGAAGTTCAGGGAAGTGATGACAAAACTCTGCAGCTG ATGAAAGCAGAGTTCCAGTTCCCGTCTCCTTTGGTGCCGAAAAGAGAATGTGTGTTCTTAAGGTACTGCAAACAGCATGGCGAAGGCCTCTGGGCCGTCGTCGATGTTTCTTTTGATGGCCACGGTTACTCTGAAATAATAACCACTGACGGTCGCGATTACACCAAAACGACATGCCGGAGGAGACCATCAGGCTGCATAATCCAAGCAATGCAAGATGGTTCCTCAAAG GTTGTATGGGTTGAGCATGTCGAGGTGGATGATGGAGGTGTTCATGAGATGTACAAGCCATTTGTGAACTCAGGTCTAGCCTTTGGCGCGAGCCAGTGGATCGCAACTATTGATCGACATGTGATGGCCATTAACAATTCGATCTTCGAGTACAATGGTGATGACCCAAAAA TAGACCCAAATGGGGGAAAGAACTTACTGAAGCAAGCAGAGAACATGATGAAGAGCTTTTGCGGTGCCATCTCCGGCTCGCCTGAGCACGAGTGGACCGTCGAAGCGGGGATTGGTACCGAAGAAGAAGCGGCAGCAAAGGTTATGAGCAAAACGATTAACAATAATGGTGATCAAGATCCTAATAATCCAACTGGTGTTGCTCTCTCTGCATGCATTTCCTTCTGGTTAGCTGTTCCAATGAGAAGGGTGTTCGAGTTCCTGCGTAGCGAGACCTCTCGTCACGAG TGGGATGCCTTTTACGACGGAAGCGAAATTCAAGTAGCTGAGGTCGCTAATTGCCAAGGGCGACAGAACTGCGTATCGATACTCCGAACTGGC GGCTCGGCAAGTGGTGATGAGAACAACATAATGATACTCCAACAGAGTTGCTACAACACTAGTGGCTCCTTTGTGATATATGCTCCTATTGATGCAACTGCATTGAACATGGTCCTCAGTGGTGCAGACCCAACAAGCGCAATTGCGCTCCTCCCTTCGGGTTTCGCCATACACCCCGACATGAAGTCGGGCGCGGAAAATGGCATGGCCTGCGACGGCGAGAATGGCGGGTCTCTTCTGACAGTCGTCTTTCAGATCATCGCAGATCGATCGGGTCCAGAACCCGGTCTCCCTGCCGGGTCCGTTTCGACAGTTCGTAATCTTGTTTCTGGTACTTGTGAAAGGATCAGAGCAGCTCTCTCAGGAGACAATGGGCAGTGA
- the LOC109714901 gene encoding uncharacterized protein LOC109714901 isoform X2 produces the protein MKALRRAHRFLRRLVRLLFALLVRRRRHYQPLSPPPPPTASAAAEDPPPPPSPPDPDRDADADADADLVSLKISLLGDCRIGKTSFMIKYAGGDDGEEQRGLQLTGLNLMDKVLVVRGVRIGFTIWDVAGDSRFLDHVPIACKDAAAILYMFDLTSRCTLNNVVEWYQRGRRWNEVNVPKTKKTYCKNKECRKHTLHKVTQYKKGKDSLSAQGKRRYDRKQSGYGGQTKPVFHKKAKTTKKIVLKLQCQSCKHYSQHAIKRCKHFEIGGDKKGKGTSLF, from the exons atgAAGGCCCTCCGACGCGCCCACcgcttcctccgccgcctcgtccGCCTCCTCTTCGCCCTCctcgtccgccgccgccgccactaccaacccctctctcctccgccgcctcccacGGCCTCCGCCGCAGCCGAAGACCCCCCACCTCCTCCTTCGCCCCCCGACCCCGACcgcgacgccgacgccgacgccgacgccgatcTCGTGTCCCTGAAGATTAGCTTGCTAGGTGATTGTCGAATTGGCAAAACGAGCTTCATG ATTAAGTATGCGGGCGGTGATGATGGGGAGGAGCAGAGGGGGCTACAGCTAACAGGGCTTAATTTGATGGATAAGGTTTTGGTGGTGAGGGGAGTTAGGATTGGGTTTACTATTTGGGATGTTGCAG GTGATAGCCGATTCCTGGATCACGTCCCCATTGCTTGCAAAGATGCTGCGGCGATTCTCTACATGTTCGATCTTACGAGCCGTTGCACGCTAAATAA TGTTGTTGAATGGTATCAAAGGGGAAGAAGATGGAATGAG GTGAACGTTCCAAAGACGAAGAAGACGTACTGCAAGAACAAGGAATGTCGGAAGCACACCCTCCACAAGGTCACTCAGTATAAGAAAGGTAAAGATAGTCTCTCCGCTCAAGGGAAGCGCCGTTACGACCGAAAGCAGTCGGGTTATGGTGGACAAACAAAGCCCGTTTTCCACAAGAAG GCAAAAACGACCAAGAAAATTGTGTTGAAGCTGCAATGTCAGAGTTGCAAGCATTACTCTCAACACGCAATTAAG AGATGCAAGCATTTTGAGATTGGTGGAGACAAGAAAGGGAAGGGTACATCTCTTTTCTAA
- the LOC109714751 gene encoding protein LHCP TRANSLOCATION DEFECT, whose product MASIPCSIQLLIPPTSSSSSSTNSSSSSSNKLRSPFLAARRRLGWFGGNRVAAKVRGGGGGGGRGATCWFRFGNRGVDAEGAGIYGSQSRDDFDRDDVEQYFNYMGMLAVEGSYDKMEALLNQNIHPVDILLMLAASEGDKPKIEELLRAGAKYDVKDADGRTALDRVANDEIKELILGFSVRKV is encoded by the exons ATGGCGTCGATTCCTTGCTCCATCCAACTCCTGATCCCACCcacttcgtcttcttcttcttcgacgaATTCGTCTTCATCTTCGTCGAACAAGCTGAGATCCCCGTTCCTCGCGGCGAGGAGGAGATTGGGGTGGTTCGGGGGGAACAGGGTGGCCGCGAAggtgcgcggcggcggcggcggaggagggcgcgGGGCCACGTGCTGGTTCCGGTTCGGGAACAGGGGGGTCGACGCCGAGGGCGCGGGGATCTACGGGAGCCAGTCCCGGGACGATTTCGACCGCGACGATGTGGAGCAG TATTTCAATTATATGGGAATGCTTGCTGTCGAAGGCTCATACGATAAGATGGAAGCTCTTTTAAACCAAAACATTCACCCCGTTGATATCCTACTCATGTTGGCGGCGTCTGAAGGTGACAAACCGAAGATTGAGGAATTATTGAGGGCCGGTGCGAAGTACGATGTTAAAGATGCAGATGGAAGGACGGCATTGGATAGAGTGGCTAACGATGAGATCAAGGAGCTTATCCTTGGGTTTTCAGTTAGAAAAGTTTGA
- the LOC109715064 gene encoding uncharacterized protein LOC109715064 — MLRADEELMNADEGSIEVGTTGTIGSLISRELDTVKHPPFSRKKHQTSPILVHYSAISKKPIKKQTPQNDFSSSSSSSSNSNSSSNNNHKPRRSVRCDGSQVPILRVDEIYAERNSNVDVGGSKQRVYAVEMVDVKCDNLFIRRHRKIGFAKLSGSIV, encoded by the coding sequence atgcTTCGTGCCGACGAAGAACTCATGAATGCCGATGAAGGCTCTATTGAAGTCGGCACCACCGGCACAATAGGCTCTCTCATTTCAAGGGAGTTAGACACCGTTAAACACCCTCCGTTCTCGCGAAAAAAGCACCAAACAAGCCCTATTTTAGTACACTATAGTGCTATTTCTAAGAAGCCAATCAAAAAGCAAACCCCACAAAATGAttttagcagcagcagcagcagcagcagcaacagcaataGCAGTAGTAACAATAACCATAAACCTCGGAGAAGTGTTCGATGCGACGGGAGCCAAGTTCCGATACTGCGCGTGGATGAGATATATGCAGAAAGGAATTCGAATGTAGATGTCGGGGGGAGCAAACAGCGAGTTTACGCTGTCGAAATGGTGGATGTAAAATGCGACAATCTCTTTATCAGACGGCATAGAAAGATCGGCTTTGCGAAGCTCTCCGGTTCGATTGTGTAG
- the LOC109715800 gene encoding E3 ubiquitin-protein ligase Os06g0535400-like produces the protein MSAERYSHRVFADDVDETVRINQYPQPPVPSWSSMFFGFALVIRNILEDEEHGIRGGVPVDPPIRWYLEIGCTELCRDRGEFISNEVSKEARKIMFEMLEECMGGAVPSFTRRCIANDFGVQACWMLCDARYALCRKLPVIVELTVFSAFPVTSRLRLMPMAMEGLELSQLAAAGSAEDEMCAICLAELHAGSEVTRLPCSHYFHGECVLRWLRINRSCPLCRFILPH, from the coding sequence ATGTCTGCAGAGCGCTACTCACATAGAGTGTTTGCAGACGATGTCGACGAAACCGTCCGCATCAATCAGTATCCACAACCGCCGGTTCCCTCGTGGTCTTCCATGTTCTTCGGCTTCGCGTTGGTCATTCGGAACATCTTAGAGGACGAAGAACACGGGATAAGGGGTGGCGTACCCGTAGATCctccgatccggtggtatctgGAGATCGGGTGCACGGAGCTGTGCCGCGATCGCGGGGAATTCATCAGCAATGAAGTGTCTAAGGAGGCCCGCAAGATCATGTTCGAAATGCTCGAAGAATGCATGGGGGGTGCAGTTCCGTCGTTCACGCGAAGATGCATCGCAAACGACTTCGGCGTCCAGGCGTGCTGGATGCTGTGCGACGCGCGCTACGCGCTCTGCAGAAAGCTCCCGGTAATCGTGGAGCTGACGGTCTTCTCTGCCTTTCCGGTGACCTCTCGTCTTCGGTTGATGCCTATGGCGATGGAGGGACTGGAGCTGTCGCAGCTGGCTGCAGCGGGATCGGCGGAGGATGAGATGTGTGCGATCTGCCTCGCCGAGCTCCACGCCGGGTCCGAGGTCACTCGCTTACCCTGCTCCCATTATTTCCACGGCGAGTGCGTCCTCCGGTGGCTGCGCATCAACCGCTCCTGCCCTCTTTGCCGCTTCATCCTGCCACATTAA
- the LOC109714901 gene encoding 60S ribosomal protein L44-like isoform X1 yields MVNVPKTKKTYCKNKECRKHTLHKVTQYKKGKDSLSAQGKRRYDRKQSGYGGQTKPVFHKKAKTTKKIVLKLQCQSCKHYSQHAIKRCKHFEIGGDKKGKGTSLF; encoded by the exons ATG GTGAACGTTCCAAAGACGAAGAAGACGTACTGCAAGAACAAGGAATGTCGGAAGCACACCCTCCACAAGGTCACTCAGTATAAGAAAGGTAAAGATAGTCTCTCCGCTCAAGGGAAGCGCCGTTACGACCGAAAGCAGTCGGGTTATGGTGGACAAACAAAGCCCGTTTTCCACAAGAAG GCAAAAACGACCAAGAAAATTGTGTTGAAGCTGCAATGTCAGAGTTGCAAGCATTACTCTCAACACGCAATTAAG AGATGCAAGCATTTTGAGATTGGTGGAGACAAGAAAGGGAAGGGTACATCTCTTTTCTAA
- the LOC109714900 gene encoding glucose-6-phosphate/phosphate translocator 1, chloroplastic-like, with amino-acid sequence MASMMSVKQSSAALTAHNLARSKPRASALSSSLLPPLPASKNPELVSVFLLKPLCRTPVEGLRIWCGDPPAERRPRAFESERPEGIEIPAQGGGAGEAGAAAAAATATAAKAAQRAKIGVYFATWWALNVVFNIYNKKVLNAFPYPWLTSTLSLAAGSLIMLVSWATRIAETPKTDLEFWKALAPVAVAHTIGHVAATVSMSKVAVSFTHIIKSAEPAFSVVVSRFLLGETFPVPVYLSLIPIIGGCALAAVTELNFNMIGFMGAMISNLAFVFRNIFSKKGMKGKSVGGMNYYACLSMLSLLILTPFAFAVEGPQMWAAGWEKAISQIGPHFIWWVAAQSIFYHLYNQVSYMSLDEISPLTFSIGNTMKRISVIVSSIIIFHTPVQPVNALGAAIAILGTFLYSQAKN; translated from the exons ATGGCGTCCATGATGTCCGTGAAGCAATCCTCGGCGGCGCTTACCGCCCACAACCTCGCTAGATCCAAGCCCAGAGCTTCGGCGCTTAGCTCTTCGCTTCTTCCTCCGCTCCCTGCGTCCAAAAACCCTGAATTGGTGTCGGTTTTCTTGCTTAAGCCCTTGTGTCGAACCCCTGTTGAGGGGCTCCGCATCTGGTGCGGGGACCCCCCCGCCGAGCGCCGGCCGCGGGCGTTCGAGTCGGAGCGTCCGGAGGGGATCGAGATCCCGGCCcaaggcggcggcgccggcgaagcCGGGgccgcggcggctgcggcgacggcgacggcagcTAAGGCGGCGCAGAGGGCTAAAATCGGGGTCTACTTCGCGACGTGGTGGGCGCTCAACGTGGTGTTCAACATCTACAACAAGAAGGTGCTCAACGCGTTCCCTTACCCATGGCTCACCTCGACCCTCTCCCTCGCGGCCGGATCCCTCATCATGCTCGTCTCCTGGGCCACTCGGATTGCCGAGACTCCTAAGACCGATCTCGAATTCTGGAAAGCTCTAGCTCCC GTTGCGGTGGCGCACACGATCGGTCATGTGGCCGCGACGGTGAGCATGTCGAAGGTGGCGGTGTCGTTCACGCATATCATTAAGAGCGCTGAGCCGGCGTTCAGCGTGGTGGTGTCGAGGTTCCTCTTGGGGGAGACTTTTCCGGTGCCGGTTTACCTCTCGCTCATTCCGATCATCGGCGGTTGTGCTCTCGCAGCAGTGACGGAGCTCAATTTCAACATGATTG GATTCATGGGAGCTATGATCTCGAACCTCGCATTTGTTTTCCGCAACATATTTTCCAAGAAAGGGATGAAGGGTAAGTCGGTTGGCGGGATGAACTACTATGCCTGCCTCTCCATGCTCTCTCTGCTCATTCTCACCCCATTCGCCTTCGCGGTGGAGGGACCGCAGATGTGGGCGGCAGGTTGGGAGAAGGCGATTTCGCAGATCGGTCCCCATTTCATATG GTGGGTAGCCGCGCAGAGCATCTTCTACCACTTGTACAACCAGGTCTCCTACATGTCCTTGGATGAGATCTCTCCTTTAACCTTTAGCATTGGCAACACTATGAAGAGGATATCAGTTATTGTCTCGTCTATCATTATTTTCCACACGCCAGTCCAACCCGTCAACGCGCTCGGAGCGGCCATCGCCATTTTGGGCACCTTCCTTTATTCTCAG GCAAAGAATTAA